A genomic segment from Alistipes senegalensis JC50 encodes:
- a CDS encoding ribonuclease Z, whose translation MSFSVTILGSSSAKPTANRHPSAQAVNVHEQYYLVDAGEGVQQQLVRYGINPLKIRAVFISHLHGDHVFGLFPLISTLALYGRRTPLRVFAPAPFGEILACHLRYFDSELPYDVAWTEVDTTKHALLMENRTLEVWSIPLRHRVPCAGFLFREKEPPLNVEKFKIAKYGLSIAQITAAKRGEDVVLDSGETIPNACLTYRPYAPRSYAYLSDTNYSAKAAGLCKGVDLMYHEATYAAAEQRSAKDRGHSTTADAAKAALKAGARRLVIGHYSSRYKDESQLVEEARALFPESYPATEGTTYSIEKER comes from the coding sequence GTGAGCTTCAGCGTCACCATATTAGGCTCCTCCTCGGCCAAACCCACCGCGAACCGGCATCCGTCGGCCCAGGCGGTCAACGTCCACGAACAATATTATCTCGTGGATGCGGGCGAGGGCGTGCAGCAGCAGCTGGTCCGCTACGGCATCAATCCGCTGAAAATCCGCGCCGTGTTCATCTCGCACCTCCACGGCGACCATGTTTTCGGATTGTTCCCGCTCATCTCGACGCTGGCGCTTTACGGCCGCAGGACCCCGCTGCGGGTCTTCGCCCCGGCGCCGTTCGGAGAGATTCTGGCCTGCCACCTCCGCTATTTCGACAGCGAACTGCCCTACGACGTGGCGTGGACCGAGGTAGACACCACCAAACACGCATTGCTGATGGAGAACCGCACGCTGGAGGTGTGGAGCATCCCGCTGCGCCACCGCGTGCCGTGCGCCGGGTTCCTCTTCCGGGAGAAGGAGCCGCCGCTGAACGTCGAGAAGTTCAAGATCGCCAAATACGGTCTCTCGATCGCGCAGATCACCGCCGCCAAGCGGGGCGAGGATGTCGTGCTGGACTCCGGCGAGACGATCCCCAACGCCTGCCTGACCTACCGTCCCTATGCGCCGCGTTCGTATGCCTACCTTTCGGACACGAACTACTCGGCCAAGGCCGCGGGGCTCTGCAAGGGGGTCGATCTGATGTACCACGAGGCGACCTACGCCGCCGCGGAGCAGCGGTCGGCCAAAGACCGGGGGCATTCGACCACCGCGGACGCCGCGAAAGCGGCCCTGAAAGCGGGCGCACGGCGGCTCGTGATCGGCCACTATTCGTCGCGTTACAAGGACGAATCGCAGCTGGTCGAAGAGGCCCGCGCGCTCTTCCCCGAGAGCTACCCCGCCACCGAAGGAACCACTTACAGCATCGAAAAGGAACGATGA
- the trxB gene encoding thioredoxin-disulfide reductase: protein MEEAVKVLIIGSGPAGYTAAIYTSRANLAPVLYEGIEPGGQLTTTTDVENFPGYPDGVTGPDLMDRMRRQAERFGADIRTGTITRVDLASRPFHVVVDGTREIKAETLIIATGASAKYLGLPSETKFRGQGVSACATCDGFFYRKKDVAVVGGGDTACEEASYLASLCRKVYMIVRKPHLRASKAMQQRVFDTPNIEVLFEHNTAEVLGDESGVTGALLRRNDGTERKIDISGFFLAIGHHPNTELFSEQLALDAEGYVKVEPGTSKASVEGVFAAGDVRDPHYRQAITAAASGCIAALDCERFLLK, encoded by the coding sequence ATGGAAGAAGCAGTAAAAGTACTGATCATCGGCAGCGGCCCCGCAGGGTACACCGCCGCCATCTATACCTCGCGCGCCAACCTCGCCCCGGTGCTTTACGAAGGCATCGAGCCGGGCGGGCAGCTCACGACGACGACCGATGTCGAGAATTTCCCGGGGTATCCCGACGGCGTCACGGGCCCCGACCTGATGGACCGGATGCGCAGGCAGGCCGAGCGTTTCGGCGCAGACATCCGCACGGGAACCATCACGCGCGTGGACCTCGCGTCACGCCCGTTCCACGTCGTCGTGGACGGCACCAGGGAGATCAAGGCCGAGACGCTCATCATCGCCACGGGAGCCTCGGCCAAATACCTCGGACTCCCTTCCGAAACCAAGTTCCGCGGCCAGGGCGTCAGCGCCTGCGCCACCTGCGACGGGTTCTTCTACCGCAAGAAGGACGTGGCGGTGGTCGGCGGCGGCGACACGGCCTGCGAGGAGGCGTCGTATCTGGCATCGCTCTGCCGCAAGGTCTACATGATCGTCCGCAAACCCCACCTGCGCGCCTCGAAGGCGATGCAGCAGCGGGTGTTCGACACCCCCAACATCGAGGTGCTGTTCGAGCACAACACCGCCGAGGTGCTGGGCGACGAATCGGGCGTCACGGGAGCCCTGCTGCGCAGGAACGACGGCACGGAGAGGAAGATCGACATCTCGGGATTCTTCCTGGCCATCGGCCACCACCCCAATACGGAGCTTTTCAGCGAACAACTGGCGCTCGACGCCGAAGGGTATGTCAAGGTCGAGCCGGGCACGTCGAAAGCCAGCGTCGAGGGGGTTTTCGCCGCCGGCGATGTCCGCGATCCCCACTACCGTCAGGCCATCACGGCAGCAGCGTCGGGGTGCATCGCGGCGCTCGACTGCGAACGGTTCCTGCTGAAGTGA
- a CDS encoding glycosyltransferase family 2 protein produces MSEPTISVVIPLYNKQLEIGAAVRSVLAQTRPPQEIIVVDDGSTDGGAEVVRAIGSPLVRLVRQPNAGVCAARNRGIAESTGEYIALLDADDAWEPGFLAEIAAMIREFPGCGLYCTAFSIISHDGTYPAPTPSERGVVANFFRESAHRYIAIPSASCIPRRVFDTVGLFPEGMKIAEDLYMWIRIARRYEVCFSPERLVRYSRVASNRSAASYTPEKTVHSFEELYDPLVPEEDREFVARAALGKALIISAKGGTKEAARAARFFAWTRTYRRTLRKVRALNALPAGWRGPVIRLYNALAWRLARKGL; encoded by the coding sequence ATGTCAGAACCCACCATTTCGGTCGTCATACCCCTCTACAACAAGCAGCTGGAAATCGGCGCGGCCGTACGTTCGGTCCTGGCGCAGACCCGCCCCCCGCAGGAGATCATCGTCGTGGACGACGGTTCGACCGACGGCGGCGCGGAGGTCGTGCGTGCGATCGGCTCGCCGCTCGTAAGGCTCGTCCGGCAGCCCAACGCCGGGGTCTGCGCCGCACGCAACCGCGGCATCGCAGAGTCGACAGGCGAATACATCGCCCTGCTGGACGCCGACGACGCCTGGGAGCCGGGGTTTCTCGCCGAAATCGCCGCCATGATCCGCGAGTTCCCCGGCTGCGGACTCTACTGCACGGCGTTTTCAATAATAAGCCACGATGGGACCTATCCGGCCCCGACACCCTCCGAGCGGGGCGTCGTGGCGAATTTCTTCCGCGAATCGGCCCACCGCTACATCGCCATCCCGTCGGCCAGCTGCATCCCGCGGCGCGTGTTCGACACCGTGGGGCTGTTTCCCGAGGGCATGAAGATCGCCGAAGACCTCTACATGTGGATCAGGATCGCCCGCCGCTACGAAGTCTGCTTCTCGCCCGAACGGCTGGTCCGCTACTCGCGGGTGGCTTCGAACCGCTCGGCGGCAAGCTACACACCCGAGAAGACCGTCCATTCGTTCGAGGAACTGTACGACCCGCTGGTCCCCGAGGAGGACCGGGAGTTCGTGGCCCGCGCCGCACTGGGAAAAGCGCTTATCATCAGCGCCAAAGGCGGCACGAAGGAGGCCGCCCGCGCCGCCCGGTTCTTCGCCTGGACGCGGACCTACCGCCGCACGCTGCGCAAGGTCCGCGCCCTGAACGCCCTGCCCGCCGGCTGGCGCGGTCCCGTGATCCGGCTTTACAACGCGCTGGCCTGGCGCCTCGCCCGCAAAGGACTTTAA
- a CDS encoding WG repeat-containing protein has product MTPTLHTFIQALQTPDISFTTLADARPATEAGGIPQLMRTTRFAEAEIVWRGRQWLLSLPLSPAALAAVERTASQAGRLNTEWLAEYRILRGELLWVDAEEHPQTCDLVLQHLPAGRSFAEALLTEPAERLLAGLDALQSALRELGFSHNNLRPDNLRWSGGRFIPLRYHDARFGTSDGDAEAFEALRRRVREAGGPMQVSDIEADYAPLRRLTGHRWTSHVFEGLVCVEDDEGFGFVDTDNNPVIASHFVWAGDFREGRAEVETPGGMGLIDRNGNYVIPPEYEIVDYIPAESIARVRRNGRWAEFDYLGQQLTEFGTNREENATSASQAYSG; this is encoded by the coding sequence ATGACACCGACCCTGCACACCTTCATACAGGCGCTCCAAACGCCCGACATCTCGTTCACGACGCTCGCCGACGCCCGTCCCGCGACGGAAGCGGGCGGCATTCCGCAGCTGATGCGCACGACACGCTTCGCCGAAGCCGAAATCGTCTGGCGCGGCCGGCAATGGCTGCTCTCGCTGCCGTTGTCCCCCGCGGCGCTGGCCGCCGTCGAACGGACCGCATCGCAGGCGGGACGCCTCAACACGGAGTGGCTGGCCGAATACCGCATCCTCCGGGGCGAGCTCCTTTGGGTGGACGCCGAGGAGCATCCGCAAACCTGCGATCTGGTGCTCCAGCACCTGCCCGCAGGCCGCAGTTTCGCCGAAGCGCTGCTGACGGAACCCGCCGAGCGGCTGCTCGCAGGGCTCGACGCACTCCAATCCGCCCTGCGCGAACTGGGCTTCTCGCACAACAACCTCCGGCCGGACAACCTGCGCTGGAGCGGCGGCCGGTTCATCCCCCTGCGCTACCACGACGCCCGTTTCGGCACCTCCGACGGCGACGCCGAAGCGTTCGAGGCCCTGCGGCGACGGGTGCGCGAAGCGGGCGGCCCGATGCAGGTTTCGGACATCGAGGCCGACTACGCTCCGCTGCGCCGCCTGACCGGGCACCGCTGGACCAGCCACGTGTTCGAAGGGCTCGTCTGCGTCGAGGACGACGAGGGATTCGGATTCGTGGACACGGACAACAACCCCGTCATCGCGTCGCACTTCGTCTGGGCGGGCGACTTCCGCGAAGGGCGCGCCGAGGTCGAGACGCCCGGCGGCATGGGGCTCATCGACCGGAACGGAAACTACGTCATCCCGCCCGAATACGAAATCGTGGACTACATCCCGGCCGAAAGCATCGCCCGGGTGCGCCGGAACGGCCGCTGGGCGGAATTCGACTACCTGGGACAGCAACTGACGGAATTCGGTACGAATCGTGAAGAAAACGCAACGTCCGCATCCCAGGCATATTCCGGCTGA
- the thrS gene encoding threonine--tRNA ligase, which translates to MIKITFPDGSVKEYAEGTTAYQIAESISPRLAADSLAASVNGATVDMTRPIEADASVKFYKWDDEEGKHAFWHTSSHLLAEALEALYPGIKFGIGPAIENGFYYDVDSPVPITESDLPAIENKMAELARNKEALIRREVPKAEALAAFTEKGDQYKVELISDLEDGTISFYTNGAFTDLCRGPHIPNTGYIKALKLTSVAGAYWRGNEKNKMLTRIYGISFPKKSMLDEYLAMMEEAKKRDHRKLGKDLELFTFSQRVGQGLPLWLPKGAALRDRLEQFLRNVQKEYGYQQVITPHIGNKELYVTSGHYAKYGKDSFQPIHTPIEGEEYLLKPMNCPHHCEIYRSKPRSYKELPVRLAEFGTVYRYEQSGELHGLTRVRGFTQDDAHLFVRPDQLLEEFERVIDIVLYIFKTLKFDNYTAQISLRDPNNKEKYIGSDENWEKAESAIMQAAKEKGLTTVVELGEAAFYGPKLDFMVKDAIGRKWQLGTIQVDYNLPERFDLTYKGADDRLHRPIMIHRAPFGSMERFVAVLLEHTGGKFPLWLSPQQVVVLPISEKFNDYAQKVAEFLNGSDIRAEIDDRNEKIGRKIRDNELKRIPYLLIVGEKEEAEGLVSVRAQGEGDKGQMPMEAFRDLIAGLVKEEVEANKLEKK; encoded by the coding sequence ATGATCAAAATCACTTTTCCCGACGGCTCCGTCAAAGAATACGCCGAAGGGACTACTGCTTACCAGATCGCAGAGAGCATCAGCCCTCGTTTAGCTGCCGACTCGCTCGCGGCCTCGGTAAACGGCGCGACGGTGGACATGACGCGCCCGATCGAGGCCGACGCTTCGGTCAAATTCTACAAATGGGACGACGAAGAGGGCAAGCACGCCTTCTGGCACACCTCGTCGCACCTGCTGGCCGAGGCCCTCGAAGCGCTCTACCCGGGCATCAAGTTCGGCATCGGCCCGGCCATCGAAAACGGGTTCTACTACGACGTGGATTCCCCGGTGCCCATCACCGAGTCCGATCTCCCGGCCATCGAGAACAAGATGGCGGAGCTGGCCCGCAACAAGGAGGCGCTGATCCGCCGCGAGGTTCCCAAGGCCGAAGCGCTGGCGGCTTTCACCGAAAAGGGCGACCAGTACAAGGTCGAACTGATCTCCGACCTCGAAGACGGCACCATCTCGTTCTATACCAACGGCGCGTTCACGGACCTCTGCCGCGGACCGCACATTCCCAACACGGGATATATCAAGGCCCTGAAACTCACCTCCGTGGCCGGAGCCTACTGGCGCGGCAACGAGAAGAACAAGATGCTGACCCGCATCTACGGCATCTCGTTCCCCAAGAAGTCGATGCTCGACGAGTATCTGGCGATGATGGAGGAGGCCAAGAAGCGCGACCACCGCAAGCTGGGCAAGGACCTCGAACTGTTCACCTTCTCGCAGCGCGTGGGCCAGGGCCTGCCGCTGTGGCTGCCCAAAGGCGCCGCCCTGCGCGACCGTCTGGAGCAGTTTTTGCGCAACGTGCAGAAAGAATACGGTTACCAGCAGGTGATCACCCCGCATATCGGCAACAAGGAACTCTACGTCACCTCGGGCCACTACGCCAAGTACGGCAAGGATTCGTTCCAGCCGATCCACACCCCGATCGAGGGCGAGGAGTACCTGCTCAAACCGATGAACTGCCCGCACCACTGCGAGATCTACCGTTCGAAGCCCCGTTCGTACAAGGAACTGCCTGTGCGTCTGGCCGAGTTCGGCACGGTCTACCGCTACGAGCAGTCGGGCGAGCTCCACGGACTGACGCGCGTGCGCGGATTCACGCAGGACGACGCGCACTTGTTCGTACGGCCGGATCAGCTTCTCGAAGAGTTCGAACGCGTGATCGACATCGTGCTCTATATCTTCAAGACGCTGAAGTTCGACAACTACACGGCACAGATTTCGCTGCGCGACCCGAACAACAAGGAGAAATACATCGGTTCCGACGAGAACTGGGAGAAGGCCGAGTCGGCCATCATGCAGGCCGCCAAGGAGAAGGGTCTCACCACGGTGGTCGAGCTGGGCGAAGCCGCGTTCTACGGTCCGAAGCTCGACTTCATGGTCAAGGACGCCATCGGCCGCAAGTGGCAACTGGGCACGATCCAGGTGGACTACAACTTGCCGGAGCGTTTCGACCTCACGTACAAGGGCGCCGACGACCGGCTCCACCGCCCGATCATGATCCACCGCGCGCCGTTCGGCTCGATGGAGCGTTTCGTGGCCGTGCTGCTGGAGCACACGGGCGGCAAATTCCCGCTGTGGCTCTCGCCCCAGCAAGTCGTGGTGCTTCCCATCTCGGAGAAGTTCAACGACTACGCCCAGAAAGTCGCCGAGTTCCTCAACGGCAGCGACATCCGCGCCGAGATCGACGACCGCAACGAGAAGATCGGCCGCAAGATCCGCGACAACGAGCTCAAACGCATCCCCTACCTGCTGATCGTCGGCGAGAAGGAGGAGGCCGAAGGTCTCGTGTCGGTCCGCGCACAGGGCGAGGGCGACAAGGGCCAGATGCCGATGGAGGCGTTCCGCGACCTGATCGCCGGACTGGTCAAGGAGGAGGTCGAGGCCAACAAACTGGAAAAGAAATAA
- a CDS encoding acyltransferase translates to MIAPNDIFGIADDAAFARTALETFRRQAVACAPYREYLALAGIRPEEVRTPEEIPHLPIELFKTHDIYCGETPPEAVFTSSATTGMTPSRHPMQSLALYEQAFRASFRTFYGDPAHWSLYALLPNYLRRKGSSLVYMADRLIADCGSGGFYLDDYEALLAAMEADPKPKILLGVSYALWDLAERHAPKLRDTVVMETGGMKGYREEIPKEEFHRILCDAFGVREIHSEYGMAELTSQAYSQGGNRFRCPAWMRVTVRDVNDPFDLLPPGSRGGLNIADLANRWSCAFIQTQDVGRVEADGSFLVEGRIDHSDIRGCNLLVQ, encoded by the coding sequence ATGATCGCCCCAAACGACATATTCGGCATCGCGGACGACGCGGCTTTCGCCCGGACGGCCCTGGAGACATTCCGCCGTCAGGCCGTCGCATGCGCCCCCTACCGGGAGTATCTCGCACTCGCGGGCATCCGCCCCGAAGAGGTGCGCACGCCGGAGGAGATTCCGCACCTGCCCATCGAACTGTTCAAGACGCACGACATCTACTGCGGCGAGACGCCCCCCGAGGCGGTCTTCACCTCGTCGGCGACCACGGGCATGACACCCTCGCGCCACCCGATGCAGTCGCTGGCGCTTTACGAACAGGCGTTCCGCGCCTCGTTCCGCACCTTTTACGGCGACCCCGCGCATTGGAGCCTCTACGCCCTGCTACCCAACTACCTGCGGCGCAAGGGCTCGTCGCTGGTCTACATGGCCGACCGGCTGATCGCCGACTGCGGCTCGGGCGGCTTCTACCTCGACGACTATGAAGCCCTGCTGGCCGCGATGGAGGCGGACCCGAAACCGAAAATCCTGCTGGGCGTGAGCTATGCGCTGTGGGACCTCGCGGAACGCCATGCCCCGAAGCTCCGCGACACGGTGGTGATGGAGACCGGCGGCATGAAGGGCTACCGCGAGGAGATTCCGAAAGAGGAGTTCCACAGAATACTCTGCGACGCCTTCGGGGTGCGCGAAATCCACTCGGAGTACGGCATGGCCGAACTCACCTCGCAAGCCTATTCGCAGGGCGGCAACCGGTTCCGCTGCCCGGCGTGGATGCGCGTCACGGTCCGCGATGTCAACGACCCGTTCGACCTGCTGCCGCCCGGCTCGCGCGGCGGGCTGAACATCGCCGACCTCGCCAACCGGTGGTCCTGCGCCTTCATCCAGACCCAGGACGTGGGGCGCGTCGAGGCGGACGGATCGTTTCTGGTCGAGGGCCGCATCGACCACTCCGACATCCGCGGCTGCAACCTGCTGGTACAATGA
- a CDS encoding cytidylyltransferase domain-containing protein, with the protein MKTVAFVPIRLNSQRVAGKNLRSLSGSPLMCHILKTLTTVEGIDEVYVFCSDESIRPLLPEGVRFLRRDPSLDRDTTLGREIYDSFTASVDADLYILAHATSPFIRAATVAGALAKVRSGEYDSAFSAEKIQTFAWFGSKPLNYSLDDIPRTQTIEPVYVETSAFFIFSRELWCGRGRRIGDRPYMAVVDHIEGLDIDYPEDFTMAEIIAASRNLQP; encoded by the coding sequence ATGAAAACCGTCGCATTCGTTCCCATCCGGCTCAACAGCCAGCGCGTCGCAGGCAAGAACCTTCGTTCGCTGAGCGGTTCGCCGCTGATGTGCCATATCCTGAAAACCCTGACCACGGTGGAGGGCATCGACGAAGTCTATGTCTTTTGCAGCGACGAAAGCATCCGCCCGCTGCTGCCCGAAGGGGTGCGGTTCCTGCGCCGCGACCCGTCGCTCGACCGGGACACCACGCTCGGCAGGGAGATTTACGACAGTTTCACGGCGTCGGTCGATGCGGACCTCTACATCCTCGCCCACGCCACGTCGCCCTTCATCCGCGCCGCGACCGTCGCCGGGGCACTCGCAAAGGTCCGTTCGGGCGAATACGACTCGGCGTTCAGCGCCGAAAAGATCCAGACTTTCGCGTGGTTCGGGAGCAAACCGCTCAATTACAGCCTCGACGACATCCCCCGCACACAGACCATCGAGCCGGTCTACGTCGAGACCAGCGCTTTCTTCATCTTTTCGCGGGAGTTGTGGTGCGGCCGCGGGCGGCGCATCGGGGACCGGCCCTACATGGCCGTCGTAGACCATATCGAGGGGCTGGACATCGACTACCCCGAGGACTTCACGATGGCCGAGATCATCGCGGCCAGCCGCAACCTGCAACCATAG
- a CDS encoding RNA methyltransferase, translating to MTKAEIQLVRALADKRGRTEHGLFVAEGEKLIGELRASHLRVRKIFALEGIFEGPEVETVAPRDMERLSLLKTAGNSLALVEIPRYGLDTGSLKGRLTLALDDVQNPGNLGTIIRLADWFGITDIVCSPGSADCFNPKVVQATMGAVIRVRVHYTALAACLAAAAAQEIPVYGTFLEGENIYGTELTPEGIVVMGNEGRGVTEAVARTVTRKLFIPPWPAGRRGSESLNVAMATGIVCSEFRRRTHSEAKR from the coding sequence ATGACCAAAGCCGAAATACAACTCGTCCGCGCGCTGGCCGACAAACGCGGCCGCACCGAACACGGACTGTTCGTCGCCGAAGGGGAGAAACTCATCGGCGAACTGCGCGCCTCGCACCTGCGGGTACGCAAGATTTTCGCGTTGGAAGGGATTTTCGAAGGCCCAGAGGTCGAGACCGTGGCCCCGCGCGACATGGAGCGTCTCTCGCTGCTGAAGACCGCCGGCAACTCGCTGGCGCTGGTCGAGATACCGCGTTACGGACTGGACACGGGGTCGCTGAAAGGGCGGCTGACGCTGGCGCTGGACGACGTGCAGAACCCCGGCAACCTGGGGACGATCATCCGGCTGGCCGACTGGTTCGGCATCACGGACATCGTCTGCTCCCCGGGTTCGGCCGACTGCTTCAACCCCAAGGTCGTGCAGGCCACGATGGGTGCCGTCATCCGCGTGAGGGTCCACTACACGGCGCTCGCCGCGTGTCTCGCCGCGGCCGCCGCGCAGGAGATTCCCGTATACGGGACTTTTCTGGAAGGGGAGAACATCTATGGCACGGAGCTCACGCCGGAGGGGATCGTGGTGATGGGCAACGAGGGCCGCGGCGTCACGGAAGCGGTGGCGCGCACCGTCACCCGGAAACTTTTCATCCCGCCCTGGCCGGCCGGCCGCCGGGGTTCGGAATCGCTGAACGTCGCTATGGCGACAGGGATCGTCTGCTCGGAGTTCCGGCGACGGACGCACTCCGAGGCAAAACGGTAG
- the infC gene encoding translation initiation factor IF-3, with protein sequence MAAPKPFPPRPFTPGNNRPKPAAGNPRFGRRPPEKENPHRINEQITAPEVRVVGDNVPQPQVMPIRDALRLADEMELDLIEISPKAEPPVCRIADYQKFLYQQKKKAKELKANQTKVVVKEIRFGPQTDDHDYNFKLKHAQNFLKEGAKVKAYVFFRGRSIVFKEQGEILLLRFATDLEEFAKVEAMPRLDGKKMNMMLAPKTKK encoded by the coding sequence ATCGCAGCACCGAAACCATTCCCGCCGAGGCCGTTTACCCCCGGGAATAACAGACCGAAACCGGCAGCAGGCAATCCCCGATTCGGACGCAGACCGCCCGAGAAGGAGAACCCCCACCGCATCAACGAGCAGATCACGGCTCCCGAGGTGCGCGTGGTGGGCGACAACGTCCCCCAGCCGCAGGTGATGCCGATCCGCGACGCACTGCGCCTGGCGGACGAGATGGAACTCGACCTGATCGAGATCTCGCCCAAGGCCGAGCCGCCCGTATGCCGCATCGCCGATTACCAGAAATTCCTTTACCAACAGAAGAAGAAGGCCAAGGAATTGAAGGCCAACCAGACGAAAGTCGTCGTGAAGGAGATCCGCTTCGGCCCCCAGACCGACGACCACGACTACAATTTCAAGCTCAAACACGCGCAGAACTTCCTCAAGGAAGGGGCCAAGGTCAAGGCTTACGTCTTCTTCCGCGGCCGTTCGATCGTCTTCAAGGAGCAGGGCGAAATCCTGCTGCTCCGCTTCGCCACCGACCTCGAAGAATTCGCCAAAGTGGAGGCGATGCCCCGACTCGACGGCAAGAAGATGAACATGATGCTCGCGCCGAAAACGAAAAAGTGA
- the pdxA gene encoding 4-hydroxythreonine-4-phosphate dehydrogenase PdxA — protein sequence MPEHKLRIGITQGDTNGIGWEVILKALADPRMTELFTPVVYGSPKAAAYYRNTIAEIEPVSFNPVASAAEARRGKVNLAACGEGAEIVPGKASADAGRAAVEALSTAMRDLKEGHLDAIVTAPFDKETVQADDFRYTGHTEYLAAELGGEAMMIMCSDVLRVGLVTKHIPVSEIARSITKERIVKELHTLRRSLVEDFGIVEPRIAVMALNPHAGDGGLLGREEQEIIKPAIVEAFGEGVLAFGPFAADGLFAGGGYAKYDGILAMYHDQGLAPFKTLSPDGVNFTAGLSAVRTSPDHGTAFDIAGKDKADPQSMRNAIYAAIDIVEHRRAWAAWTANPLQRAERERGGRDVSVKDLPQTEKEN from the coding sequence ATGCCGGAACACAAACTCAGAATAGGCATCACGCAGGGCGACACGAACGGCATCGGCTGGGAGGTCATCCTCAAGGCGCTCGCCGACCCGCGCATGACGGAGCTCTTCACCCCCGTCGTCTACGGTTCGCCCAAAGCCGCCGCCTATTACCGAAATACCATCGCGGAGATCGAACCCGTCTCCTTCAACCCCGTGGCTTCGGCCGCCGAGGCGCGCCGCGGAAAGGTCAATCTCGCGGCCTGCGGCGAGGGAGCCGAGATCGTGCCGGGCAAAGCGTCCGCCGATGCGGGCCGCGCTGCCGTGGAGGCGCTGTCGACCGCCATGCGCGACCTGAAGGAGGGGCATCTCGACGCCATCGTCACGGCCCCCTTCGACAAGGAGACCGTGCAGGCCGACGACTTCCGCTACACGGGGCACACCGAATATCTGGCCGCCGAACTCGGCGGCGAAGCGATGATGATCATGTGCAGCGACGTGCTGCGCGTGGGGCTGGTCACCAAACACATCCCCGTTTCGGAGATCGCCCGCAGCATCACCAAAGAACGCATCGTCAAAGAGCTGCACACGCTGCGCCGCTCGCTCGTCGAGGACTTCGGCATCGTCGAGCCGCGCATCGCCGTGATGGCCCTCAACCCCCACGCCGGCGACGGCGGACTGCTGGGCCGCGAGGAGCAGGAGATCATCAAACCGGCCATCGTCGAGGCGTTCGGCGAAGGCGTGCTGGCCTTCGGGCCCTTTGCGGCCGACGGGCTCTTCGCCGGCGGCGGATACGCCAAATACGACGGCATTCTGGCCATGTACCACGATCAGGGGCTCGCGCCGTTCAAGACGCTCTCGCCCGACGGGGTGAACTTCACGGCGGGGCTTTCGGCCGTGCGGACCTCGCCCGACCACGGCACGGCGTTCGACATCGCCGGAAAGGACAAGGCCGACCCGCAGTCGATGCGCAACGCGATCTACGCGGCCATCGACATCGTGGAGCACCGCCGCGCATGGGCCGCATGGACGGCGAACCCGTTGCAGCGCGCCGAACGCGAAAGAGGCGGCCGCGACGTTTCGGTCAAGGATCTGCCGCAGACCGAAAAGGAAAACTGA
- a CDS encoding alpha/beta hydrolase family esterase encodes MKYLLHTLSGLLLFAAGTCLAQTPGHTLRSGGIDRTYRLHLPEGLPDGAPLVIVLHGYGGQGDPERFDMNRVADRHGFAVCYPQGERDGRGKTCWNVGYPFQADMAVDDVRFLSELIRHLQKKHGLSRRNVFCTGMSNGGDMCYLLASRCPETYAALGPVAGFMSVEILRSDRNPHPIPLFEIHGTEDRTTRWEGDLGNEGGWGAYVSVPTAVGYWAAKNKCLAERIDTLPSRPGGLQVIAHRYTEGTDGNEVWLYETVGGKHSWKETGVDTGEELWKFFSRYVR; translated from the coding sequence ATGAAATACCTCCTGCACACCCTTTCCGGCCTGCTGCTTTTCGCAGCGGGAACCTGCCTCGCGCAGACGCCCGGCCACACGCTGCGTTCGGGCGGCATTGACCGCACCTACCGCCTCCACCTGCCCGAAGGGCTGCCCGACGGCGCGCCGCTGGTCATTGTCCTCCACGGCTACGGAGGACAGGGCGACCCGGAACGGTTCGACATGAACCGCGTTGCCGACCGCCACGGTTTCGCCGTCTGCTACCCGCAGGGCGAACGCGACGGCCGCGGCAAGACATGCTGGAACGTGGGTTACCCCTTTCAGGCCGATATGGCCGTCGACGACGTGCGGTTCCTCTCCGAACTGATCCGGCACCTTCAGAAAAAACATGGTTTGAGCCGCCGCAACGTCTTCTGCACGGGTATGTCGAACGGCGGGGACATGTGTTACCTGCTGGCCTCGCGCTGTCCGGAGACCTATGCGGCCCTCGGACCGGTCGCCGGGTTCATGTCCGTCGAAATCCTCCGTTCGGACCGCAATCCGCATCCGATTCCGCTGTTCGAAATCCACGGCACCGAAGACCGGACGACCCGCTGGGAAGGCGACCTCGGCAACGAAGGGGGCTGGGGCGCCTATGTCTCCGTCCCGACCGCGGTCGGCTACTGGGCCGCCAAGAACAAATGCCTCGCAGAGCGGATCGACACCCTGCCCTCCCGCCCCGGCGGCTTGCAGGTCATCGCCCACCGCTACACGGAGGGCACGGACGGAAACGAGGTCTGGCTCTACGAAACCGTCGGCGGAAAGCACTCCTGGAAAGAGACGGGCGTAGACACGGGCGAAGAGCTGTGGAAGTTTTTCAGCAGATACGTCCGGTAA